Proteins co-encoded in one Ziziphus jujuba cultivar Dongzao chromosome 9, ASM3175591v1 genomic window:
- the LOC107426748 gene encoding heat shock 70 kDa protein, mitochondrial, with protein sequence MAATAVLLRSLRRRDVVSAPLSACRSFVSTTKASYKPSYFGHNWASLSRPFSSKPAGADVIGIDLGTTNSCVAVMEGKNPKVIENAEGARTTPSVVAFNQKGELLVGTPAKRQAVTNPTNTVFATKRLIGRRFDDPQTQKEMKMVPYKIVKAPNGDAWVEANGQQYSPSQIGAFVLTKMKETAEAYLGKSVSKAVITVPAYFNDAQRQATKDAGKIAGLDVQRIINEPTAAALSYGMNNKEGLIAVFDLGGGTFDVSILEISGGVFEVKSTNGDTFLGGEDFDNALLDFLVSEFKRTEGIDLSKDRLALQRLREASEKAKIELSSTAQTEINLPFITADASGAKHLNITLTRSKFESLVNHLIERTRTPCKNCLKDANISIKDVDEVLLVGGMTRVPKVQEVVSEIFGKSPSKGVNPDEAVAMGAAIQGGILRGDVKELLLLDVTPLSLGIETLGGIFTRLINRNTTIPTKKSQVFSTAADNQTQVGIKVLQGEREMASDNKLLGEFELIGIPPAPRGMPQIEVTFDIDANGIVTVSAKDKATSKEQQITIRSSGGLSEDEIEKMVKEAEMHAQKDKERKTLIDVRNNADTTIYSIEKSLGEYRDKIPSEVAKEIEDAVADLRKAMEGDNIEEIKSKLDAANKAVSKIGQHMAGGSGGNSSGSGGSQGGEQTPEADYEEVKK encoded by the exons TTTGTTAGCACTACTAAAGCATCATATAAACCATCATATTTTGGCCACAATTGGGCGAGCTTGTCAAGACCTTTTAG TTCAAAACCTGCCGGAGCTGATGTTATTGGGATTGACTTGGGTACCACCAACTCATGCGTTGCTGTCATGGAGGGGAAG AATCCCAAAGTTATTGAGAATGCAGAAGGGGCTCGGACCACACCATCAGTTGTTGCTTTCAATCAGAAAGGAGAACTACTTGTGGGTACACCAGCAAAACGTCAGGCAGTGACCAATCCAACTAACACTGTTTTTGCGACCAAGCGTCTCATTGGTAGACGATTTGATGATCCTCAGACTCAAAAGGAAATGAAGATGGTTCCATACAAGATAGTCAAGGCTCCAAATGGTGATGCGTGGGTTGAAGCCAATGGACAACAGTATTCCCCAAGCCAAATTGGAGCCTTTGTTCTCACCAAAATGAAAGAAACTGCAGAGGCTTACCTTGGGAAGAGTGTTTCTAAAGCTGTGATTACTGTTCCGGCTTATTTCAATGATGCCCAAAGACAGGCAACGAAGGATGCTGGCAAAATTGCTGGCCTTGATGTGCAGAGAATCATCAACGAACCTACTGCTGCTGCGCTTTCCTATGGAATGAACAACAAGGAAGGTCTTATAGCTGTTTTTGATCTTGGAGGTGGAACATTTGATGTTTCCATCTTGGAGATCTCTGGGGGTGTTTTTGAG GTGAAATCAACCAATGGTGACACATTCTTGGGAGGGGAGGACTTTGACAATGCTCTGTTGGACTTTCTGGTGAGCGAATTCAAGAGGACTGAGGGAATTGATCTATCAAAAGACAGGCTTGCCTTGCAGAGACTTAGGGAGGCATCTGAGAAGGCCAAAATTGAGCTCTCATCTACTGCCCAAACTGAGATCAACTTGCCATTTATAACTGCTGATGCATCAGGTGCTAAACATCTTAACATCACACTAACCAGATCAAAGTTTGAGTCTTTGGTGAATCACTTAATTGAGAGAACTAGGACACCATGCAAGAATTGTTTGAAGGATGCCAACATATCTATCAAGGATGTGGATGAGGTCCTTCTTGTTGGAGGAATGACTCGTGTTCCAAAAGTGCAAGAGGTAGTCTCGGAGATTTTCGGAAAGAGCCCAAGCAAAGGAGTCAATCCTGATGAGGCAGTTGCTATGGGAGCTGCTATCCAGGGTGGTATTCTTCGTGGAGATGTCAAGGAGTTGCTTCTTCTGGATGTCACTCCATTGTCACTTGGAATTGAGACATTGGGTGGCATATTCACCAGGTTGATCAATCGTAACACGACAATCCCAACTAAAAAGAGCCAG GTCTTTTCTACTGCAGCTGACAACCAAACTCAGGTTGGCATCAAAGTACTCCAAGGTGAACGTGAAATGGCTTCTGACAACAAGCTTCTAGGAGAGTTTGAGCTTATAGGCATTCCTCCAGCTCCTAGAGGCATGCCTCAGATTGAAGTTACATTCGACATTGATGCCAATGGTATTGTCACCGTTTCTGCCAAGGACAAGGCCACTTCAAAGGAGCAACAGATTACCATCCGCTCATCTGGAGGTCTTTCAGAAGATGAAATTGAGAAGATGGTCAAGGAAGCTGAAATGCATGCCCAGAAAGATAAAGAGAGGAAGACTCTTATTGATGTTAGAAACAATGCAGATACCACCATCTACAGCATTGAGAAGAGCTTGGGTGAGTACCGTGACAAGATTCCAAGTGAAGTTGCCAAAGAAATTGAGGATGCAGTTGCAGATTTGAGGAAGGCAATGGAGGGCGATAACATTGAAGAAATCAAGTCAAAGCTTGATGCTGCAAACAAAGCTGTATCCAAGATTGGGCAGCATATGGCAGGCGGTTCTGGGGGTAACTCTTCTGGATCAGGAGGTTCACAGGGTGGTGAACAGACACCAGAAGCCGACTATGAAGAGGTGAAGAAGTGA